A genomic segment from Prosthecobacter sp. encodes:
- a CDS encoding L,D-transpeptidase → MLKKLLFIGAWAASVFAQDVGPAKDDPSVPKDRDTVLRIQIFLDRNLFGPGKIDGAIGEFTYKAVVNYNYAHGHRDLYNWGHVQESAEREVPVPYAAYKIKADLLPYVNPHLPEEPEHQAKFPFMAYRSLLELIAERFHTDESFIALINPQKNMTALKPGDIVVVPNVRSFRIEEVKPMQSYKADATLSTHTIVIDTTERMAAVYSEKEMMLAAFPITPGKPQFIPVGQWEVKTIMNTPSFRYDKQFLEEGVRGDEAYQLPPGPNSPVGILWCGLSKSGIGLHGTALPRTIGRSRSAGCVRFANWDAIRLPQLIRPGSRVIVR, encoded by the coding sequence ATGTTGAAAAAGCTCCTTTTCATCGGCGCATGGGCTGCCTCCGTCTTCGCCCAGGATGTCGGTCCGGCCAAGGACGACCCCTCGGTGCCGAAGGATCGCGACACGGTCCTGCGCATCCAGATTTTTCTCGACCGCAACCTGTTCGGTCCGGGCAAGATCGACGGGGCGATCGGTGAGTTCACTTACAAGGCCGTGGTGAACTACAACTACGCCCACGGTCATCGCGATCTCTACAACTGGGGTCATGTGCAGGAGTCCGCCGAGCGCGAGGTGCCCGTGCCTTACGCCGCCTACAAGATCAAAGCGGACCTGCTGCCGTATGTGAATCCTCATTTGCCAGAAGAGCCCGAGCATCAGGCGAAGTTCCCCTTCATGGCCTATCGCAGTCTCCTGGAACTGATCGCCGAGCGCTTCCATACGGACGAGAGCTTCATTGCCCTGATCAATCCGCAGAAGAACATGACCGCGCTGAAGCCGGGTGACATCGTCGTGGTGCCGAACGTGCGCTCCTTCCGCATCGAGGAGGTGAAGCCGATGCAGAGCTACAAGGCCGACGCCACGCTGAGCACTCACACCATCGTGATCGACACCACCGAGCGCATGGCCGCCGTTTACAGCGAGAAGGAGATGATGCTGGCCGCGTTTCCGATCACGCCCGGAAAGCCGCAGTTCATTCCCGTGGGTCAATGGGAGGTGAAGACCATCATGAACACGCCCAGCTTCCGTTACGACAAGCAATTCCTGGAGGAAGGCGTGCGCGGTGATGAGGCCTATCAGCTCCCACCCGGCCCCAACAGCCCGGTGGGCATCCTCTGGTGTGGCTTGAGCAAATCCGGCATCGGTCTGCATGGCACGGCGTTGCCGCGCACCATCGGCCGCAGCCGCAGCGCCGGGTGCGTTCGTTTTGCGAACTGGGATGCGATCCGACTTCCGCAACTCATCCGGCCAGGATCGCGGGTCATTGTGCGTTAA
- a CDS encoding type II toxin-antitoxin system RelE/ParE family toxin: MITHFATQATADIFNGKPVKRVPVAVQEQALRKLQLLHAAPAIAILQAVPGLHCKKLGGQRKNQPELWSVRVNNQWRITFTCTEPPLELRNVDFTDYH, encoded by the coding sequence GTGATCACTCACTTCGCCACCCAAGCCACCGCTGACATCTTCAACGGCAAGCCCGTCAAGCGCGTGCCGGTGGCAGTTCAGGAACAGGCGCTGCGCAAGCTCCAGTTGCTGCACGCCGCTCCCGCCATCGCCATCTTGCAGGCCGTTCCGGGGCTGCATTGCAAAAAGCTCGGCGGCCAGCGCAAAAATCAGCCCGAGCTGTGGAGCGTCCGCGTGAACAACCAATGGCGCATCACTTTCACCTGCACCGAGCCGCCGCTCGAACTTCGCAACGTTGATTTCACCGACTACCATTAG
- a CDS encoding HigA family addiction module antitoxin: MSTTKTKAKPAMLRPAHPGELLLLEFLEPTGISQYRLAQATGISVSRINDLVKGRRGITPDTAIRLGNAFGTGPELWLNLQHDYDMRLARAEKGAEYAAIVKLPELAAA; this comes from the coding sequence ATGAGCACCACTAAAACCAAAGCCAAGCCAGCCATGCTGCGCCCCGCCCATCCTGGCGAACTCCTGCTGCTGGAGTTTCTCGAACCAACTGGCATCAGCCAGTATCGCCTTGCGCAAGCCACGGGCATCAGTGTCAGCCGCATCAATGACCTTGTCAAAGGCCGCCGTGGCATCACGCCCGACACCGCCATCCGCCTCGGGAACGCCTTCGGCACCGGCCCCGAGCTGTGGCTCAATCTCCAGCATGATTATGACATGCGTCTCGCTCGTGCCGAGAAAGGCGCGGAGTACGCCGCCATCGTGAAATTGCCAGAGCTTGCCGCCGCGTGA
- a CDS encoding M81 family metallopeptidase, producing the protein MSRILLAGLFHETHTFLDGLTTLEDFQIRRGDEMLASKGDASPLGGVLEIADEFGWQIIPAADYRAQPSATVADDVIEQFWNDIAPAAAKADYDAIYLVLHGAMASQTILDVEGEILQRLRALTQVPIFGVFDLHANFSPKMAALADCLVGYRENPHTDAREAGLIAARLLQRCLTTGQRPRMQLKHPGLLWPPTGTGTASDPMRSLEVIARQFEREDDSLWAMSIVAGFSFADTPDTGVSFVACTTADATPHLAALAQRAYELTDLGQITDPPADEVLTKLKPLPAGLTVLVEPSDNIGGGAPGDGTGLLRALIRHDIANAAICINDPQAVRDLEAGARRIQLGGKGSRLDAGPVELEVELIALNDGRFELEDKNSHLASMCGDVFDMGRCAVVKHAGLTILITSVKTPPFDLGQWHSQDIAVEKLSVVAVKAAVAHRRAYDKIAARMLWVDTPGPCSSNLKALPFKHARSL; encoded by the coding sequence ATGTCCCGCATCCTCCTCGCCGGTCTTTTTCACGAAACGCACACGTTCCTCGACGGCCTCACCACCCTTGAGGATTTCCAGATTCGCCGTGGTGATGAAATGCTCGCCAGCAAAGGCGATGCCTCGCCGCTCGGCGGTGTGCTCGAAATCGCCGATGAATTTGGCTGGCAGATCATTCCTGCGGCTGACTACCGCGCCCAGCCCTCCGCCACCGTCGCCGACGATGTCATCGAGCAGTTTTGGAACGACATCGCTCCAGCAGCCGCCAAGGCCGATTACGACGCCATTTACCTCGTGCTGCATGGCGCGATGGCCTCGCAGACCATCCTCGACGTCGAAGGCGAAATCCTCCAGCGCCTGCGTGCTCTCACGCAAGTGCCGATCTTTGGCGTCTTCGATCTGCACGCCAACTTTTCACCCAAGATGGCCGCGCTGGCAGATTGTCTTGTCGGTTATCGCGAAAATCCGCACACGGATGCTCGGGAGGCTGGTTTGATCGCGGCGCGCTTGCTCCAGCGTTGCCTTACCACCGGTCAAAGGCCGCGCATGCAACTCAAACATCCCGGCCTGCTCTGGCCGCCCACGGGAACGGGCACGGCGAGTGATCCCATGCGCTCGCTGGAGGTGATAGCGCGGCAGTTTGAGCGCGAGGACGACTCGCTTTGGGCCATGAGCATCGTGGCCGGTTTCAGCTTTGCCGACACGCCTGACACCGGCGTCAGTTTTGTGGCCTGCACCACGGCGGATGCCACGCCGCACCTCGCCGCCCTTGCCCAGCGTGCTTATGAACTCACGGATCTCGGGCAGATCACCGATCCGCCCGCCGACGAAGTCCTCACCAAGCTCAAGCCGCTGCCCGCAGGCCTCACCGTCCTCGTCGAGCCCTCCGATAACATCGGCGGCGGTGCTCCAGGCGATGGCACCGGCCTGCTGCGTGCGTTGATCCGCCACGACATCGCCAACGCCGCCATCTGCATCAACGATCCGCAGGCCGTGCGCGATTTGGAAGCCGGAGCACGCCGCATTCAGCTCGGTGGCAAAGGCAGCCGCCTCGATGCTGGTCCGGTTGAACTTGAGGTCGAACTGATCGCCCTCAACGACGGTCGTTTTGAGCTGGAGGACAAGAACAGCCATCTCGCCAGCATGTGCGGTGATGTCTTCGACATGGGGCGATGCGCCGTCGTGAAGCACGCCGGGCTGACAATTCTCATCACCAGTGTGAAGACGCCGCCCTTCGATCTCGGCCAATGGCACAGCCAGGACATCGCGGTGGAAAAACTTTCCGTCGTTGCCGTCAAAGCCGCCGTCGCCCATCGCCGCGCTTATGACAAAATCGCCGCACGCATGCTGTGGGTGGACACACCAGGGCCGTGCAGCAGCAATTTGAAGGCGTTGCCGTTCAAGCACGCCCGCAGTCTTTGA
- the purU gene encoding formyltetrahydrofolate deformylase, which yields MASPDIATLLIHCPDRPGLVHDVTGFIFSHQGNIIDLQQHIDPEQNAFFMRLEWSLEKFTLENEEIESRLQPLARRHDMQMRLSFASQRKRIALFVTKENHCIYDLLARHESGDLPVDIPLIVANHETLRPAAERFGIPFHHFPITKDNKSAQEAAQIELLRQHRIDTVVLARYMQIISPAMIAEFPHAILNIHHSFLPAFVGAKPYHQAFQRGVKIIGATSHYVTADLDEGPIIHQDVMRVSHEDSVGDLVRLGRDLEKTVLAKALWWHVRDRVLVFKNKTVVFD from the coding sequence ATGGCCTCTCCTGACATCGCCACACTGCTCATCCACTGCCCGGATCGTCCCGGACTCGTGCATGATGTCACCGGCTTCATTTTCTCGCATCAGGGCAACATCATCGACCTCCAGCAGCACATCGACCCCGAGCAGAACGCCTTCTTCATGCGGCTGGAATGGAGCCTGGAGAAGTTCACACTCGAAAACGAGGAGATCGAGTCCCGCCTGCAACCCCTGGCGCGCCGCCATGACATGCAGATGCGCCTCAGCTTCGCCAGCCAGCGCAAACGCATCGCTTTGTTCGTCACAAAGGAAAACCACTGCATCTACGATCTCCTCGCCCGTCATGAGTCAGGCGATCTGCCCGTGGACATCCCGCTCATCGTCGCCAATCACGAAACCCTGCGGCCTGCCGCAGAGCGTTTCGGCATCCCGTTTCATCATTTCCCAATCACCAAGGACAACAAGAGCGCGCAGGAAGCCGCGCAGATCGAACTGCTGCGCCAGCACCGCATCGACACCGTCGTGCTCGCCCGCTACATGCAGATCATCAGCCCGGCGATGATCGCCGAGTTCCCGCACGCCATCCTCAACATTCACCACAGTTTCCTGCCCGCCTTCGTCGGCGCAAAGCCGTATCATCAGGCCTTTCAGCGTGGCGTGAAGATCATCGGCGCCACCAGCCACTACGTCACCGCCGATCTCGATGAAGGGCCGATCATTCATCAGGACGTGATGCGCGTCAGCCACGAGGACAGCGTGGGCGATCTCGTGCGTCTCGGCCGCGATCTGGAGAAAACCGTCCTCGCCAAAGCCCTCTGGTGGCACGTCCGCGACCGCGTCCTTGTGTTCAAGAACAAGACCGTGGTGTTTGATTGA
- the proB gene encoding glutamate 5-kinase, whose amino-acid sequence MASASKRIVLKFGSGILTRKDAPEPDPVQLRKLVEAVALLKRAGHAVIVVSSGAVASGLKPLDFKQRPSDVTTLQALAAVGQTHLMHAYETLLRDHGLHVAQLLVTHEDFENVDRAPRVKAVLDRLMEFSQVVPVINENDSVAIEELRYGDNDKLSSRVARFWGADVLILLTSAPGLLRDMKKPEEGPIPVVEDVDAVIHHAEEEKSSLGTGGMISKLRAVQDAVHGGVECIIASGRHAEQIPGLIEGKGVCTRFPASRS is encoded by the coding sequence ATGGCATCGGCATCCAAGCGCATCGTTCTCAAATTCGGCTCCGGCATCCTCACGCGTAAAGACGCGCCCGAGCCGGACCCCGTGCAATTGCGCAAGCTCGTCGAGGCCGTCGCCCTGCTCAAACGCGCCGGGCATGCCGTCATCGTCGTCAGCAGTGGTGCCGTGGCCTCCGGTTTGAAACCGCTCGATTTCAAACAGCGTCCTTCCGACGTGACCACGCTCCAGGCGCTCGCCGCCGTGGGCCAGACACATCTCATGCACGCCTATGAGACGCTGCTGCGTGATCACGGCCTGCATGTGGCCCAGCTTCTCGTCACGCACGAGGACTTCGAGAATGTCGATCGCGCACCACGCGTCAAAGCCGTGCTCGACCGCCTCATGGAGTTCTCCCAAGTCGTCCCTGTCATCAATGAAAACGACTCCGTCGCCATCGAGGAACTGCGTTACGGCGACAACGACAAACTCTCCTCCCGCGTCGCCCGATTCTGGGGCGCGGACGTTTTGATCCTGCTCACCAGCGCCCCCGGGCTGCTGCGTGACATGAAAAAACCCGAGGAAGGACCGATTCCCGTCGTCGAGGATGTTGATGCCGTCATCCACCACGCCGAGGAGGAAAAATCCTCGCTCGGCACCGGCGGCATGATCTCAAAGCTCCGTGCCGTGCAGGACGCCGTGCATGGCGGTGTCGAGTGCATCATCGCCTCCGGCCGCCACGCCGAGCAGATTCCCGGTTTGATCGAGGGCAAGGGGGTTTGCACGCGCTTCCCGGCCTCACGTTCGTAA
- a CDS encoding beta-ketoacyl-ACP synthase III, translating to MPAPSNQPFCASSIIGTGSYMPEKVLTNDDLSKIVDTNDEWITSRTGIKERRIAADDQATSDLASEAARRAMTAAGVTAEEIQLIIVATVTPDMFFPSTACIVQKKIGASNAVCFDISAACSGFLYALQVARHFINTGNRTTALVIGAEKLSTLINWKDRNTCVLFGDGAGAVVIRRAEEADAEAPGRVLSTVMGSDGNLTDLLKVPGGGSACPITPENAGSRPNTIHMEGRETFKHAVTRMLEAAQQALEMAGLTAADVSLVIPHQANARIITAIADRLNLPAERVFMNLDKYGNTSAATIPVALDEANKAGRLKRGDVILLVAFGGGFTWASSVVRW from the coding sequence ATGCCCGCTCCCAGTAACCAGCCCTTTTGCGCGTCCAGTATCATCGGCACCGGCAGCTACATGCCGGAAAAGGTGCTGACCAACGACGACCTCTCGAAAATCGTCGATACCAATGACGAGTGGATCACCTCGCGCACCGGGATCAAAGAACGCCGCATCGCCGCAGATGATCAGGCCACCAGCGATCTCGCGTCCGAGGCCGCCCGCCGTGCCATGACCGCCGCTGGCGTCACGGCGGAGGAAATCCAGCTCATCATCGTCGCCACGGTGACGCCGGACATGTTCTTCCCGTCCACGGCATGCATCGTGCAGAAGAAGATCGGTGCGTCGAATGCGGTCTGTTTTGATATTTCCGCCGCTTGCTCCGGCTTTTTGTATGCGTTGCAAGTAGCACGTCATTTCATCAACACCGGCAACCGCACCACCGCGCTTGTCATCGGTGCGGAAAAGCTCAGCACCCTCATTAATTGGAAGGACCGCAACACCTGCGTGTTGTTTGGCGATGGCGCTGGCGCCGTTGTCATCCGTCGGGCCGAAGAGGCTGACGCAGAGGCCCCCGGCCGCGTGCTTTCCACCGTCATGGGCAGCGACGGCAATCTGACTGACCTGCTCAAAGTTCCCGGCGGCGGCTCCGCCTGTCCGATCACGCCGGAGAATGCCGGATCACGTCCGAACACGATCCACATGGAAGGACGCGAGACCTTCAAGCACGCCGTCACCCGCATGCTTGAAGCCGCCCAGCAGGCGTTGGAAATGGCCGGGCTGACCGCCGCCGATGTGTCCCTCGTCATCCCGCATCAAGCGAATGCCCGCATCATCACCGCCATCGCCGACAGGCTCAATCTGCCTGCCGAGCGTGTGTTCATGAATCTCGACAAATACGGCAACACCAGCGCGGCCACGATCCCTGTTGCCCTCGACGAAGCGAACAAAGCCGGCCGCCTCAAGCGCGGTGATGTGATCCTGCTCGTCGCCTTCGGCGGCGGTTTCACCTGGGCCAGTTCTGTCGTCCGCTGGTAG
- the plsX gene encoding phosphate acyltransferase PlsX, which yields MKIALDVMGGDFAPQNPIGGVKLALEELPAITKLFLVGKPDVIEQELKRQDISSPKIEIVPASQVVEMSDNGLAAVRKKKDSSISIAVDLVKDGKAEAVVSAGHTGAAVTASLIKLRTLTHIERPAIASIMPSLTTQWILIDAGANPDSEPQHLVQNAIMGSAFARHVLGRENPTIGLMSNGTEEEKGNALCKETGKLLRHTPGLNFIGNVEGHDLWEAPPDVVVCDGFTGNIILKSAEALAHVIFSMVKSEIHSSVRTKIGGLLAKPAFKRVHKKTNPDETGGMPLLGLNGITIISHGSASPLAMKNAIRQACESIQHQINPHIEAAATAHSIALHARSQ from the coding sequence ATGAAGATCGCACTGGATGTCATGGGCGGCGATTTCGCCCCTCAAAATCCCATCGGCGGCGTCAAACTCGCCCTCGAAGAGCTGCCTGCGATCACCAAGCTGTTTCTCGTGGGCAAACCGGATGTCATTGAGCAGGAACTCAAACGTCAAGACATCTCCAGCCCGAAGATCGAAATCGTTCCGGCCAGCCAGGTCGTCGAAATGTCCGACAACGGCCTGGCGGCCGTGCGCAAGAAGAAGGACAGCTCCATCAGTATTGCGGTGGATCTCGTGAAGGATGGCAAGGCTGAGGCCGTCGTCAGCGCCGGTCACACCGGTGCTGCCGTGACCGCTTCTTTGATCAAACTGCGTACGCTCACGCACATCGAGCGTCCAGCCATTGCCTCGATCATGCCTTCTTTGACCACGCAATGGATCCTGATCGACGCCGGGGCCAATCCTGACAGTGAGCCACAGCATCTGGTGCAGAACGCCATCATGGGCAGCGCTTTTGCCCGCCATGTGCTCGGTCGCGAGAATCCAACGATTGGCCTGATGTCGAACGGCACCGAGGAGGAGAAGGGCAACGCTCTTTGCAAGGAAACCGGCAAGCTGCTGCGCCACACCCCGGGTTTGAACTTTATCGGCAACGTCGAAGGCCACGATCTGTGGGAGGCGCCGCCGGATGTCGTCGTATGTGACGGCTTCACGGGAAACATCATTTTGAAAAGTGCCGAGGCGCTGGCGCATGTGATCTTCAGCATGGTGAAAAGCGAGATTCACAGCAGCGTGCGCACGAAAATCGGCGGCCTGCTGGCCAAGCCTGCCTTCAAGCGCGTCCATAAGAAAACCAACCCCGACGAGACCGGTGGCATGCCCCTGCTGGGCCTCAACGGCATCACCATCATCTCCCATGGCAGTGCATCTCCGCTTGCCATGAAGAACGCCATCCGGCAGGCTTGCGAATCCATCCAGCATCAGATCAATCCGCACATCGAAGCCGCCGCCACTGCCCATTCCATCGCCCTCCATGCCCGCTCCCAGTAA
- a CDS encoding MFS transporter, protein MPQQHAADAFTAATYRKVAWRLIPFLFVCYILAYLDRVNVGFAKLGMKVEPWFSDAVFATGSGIFFVGYFLFEVPGNIILHRVGARLWIARIMVGWGIVSALMAVSSSATSFYTLRFLLGIAEAGFFPGIILYLTYWFPREHRARMVALFMTAITLAGVFGSPLSGWLLQVAEGWHGLKAWQWLFIIEGIPSVLVGITVPFLLTDRPAQAKWLTDEEKHLLQSRIDADEQTKSAQGHRNHSAADAFKSPQVWLCCLIYFGIVVGIYGASFWLPQIVENTFTKNKWHIGLYSAIPWGCAAVGMVLVSRHSDRTGERRWHVGLSALIAAAAFVISGLPGLPPGFVMVALAIAITGVMSAAACFWALPTAILSGTAAAAGIAWINSVGNLAGYLSPEMVAWLKTRYDMSMALNGIAVMLAFSAVTVLLGRAGTPSHTS, encoded by the coding sequence ATGCCGCAACAACACGCCGCCGACGCCTTTACCGCCGCCACCTATCGCAAAGTGGCGTGGCGGTTGATCCCTTTTCTGTTTGTCTGCTACATCCTCGCCTACCTCGACCGCGTGAACGTGGGCTTTGCGAAGCTCGGCATGAAGGTGGAACCGTGGTTTTCGGATGCCGTATTCGCCACCGGCTCCGGCATCTTCTTTGTCGGTTACTTCCTGTTCGAGGTGCCGGGAAACATCATCCTGCATCGCGTCGGTGCTCGGTTGTGGATCGCCCGCATCATGGTCGGTTGGGGCATCGTCTCGGCACTGATGGCCGTGAGTTCGAGCGCCACCTCGTTCTACACGCTGCGCTTCCTGCTCGGCATCGCCGAGGCCGGTTTCTTTCCCGGCATCATTTTATATCTGACGTACTGGTTCCCGCGTGAACATCGGGCGCGCATGGTGGCGCTGTTCATGACGGCGATCACGCTGGCAGGTGTGTTTGGCTCGCCGCTCTCCGGCTGGTTGCTGCAAGTGGCCGAGGGCTGGCACGGACTCAAAGCCTGGCAGTGGCTCTTCATCATCGAGGGCATTCCCAGCGTGCTCGTCGGCATCACTGTGCCGTTCTTGCTGACCGACCGCCCCGCGCAGGCAAAATGGCTCACCGACGAGGAAAAACATCTGCTGCAAAGCCGCATCGACGCCGACGAGCAGACCAAGAGCGCCCAAGGCCATCGCAACCACAGCGCCGCCGACGCCTTCAAGTCGCCGCAGGTCTGGCTCTGCTGCCTCATCTACTTCGGTATCGTTGTCGGGATCTACGGTGCCTCGTTCTGGCTGCCGCAGATCGTCGAAAACACCTTCACCAAAAACAAATGGCACATCGGCCTCTACTCCGCCATTCCGTGGGGTTGCGCCGCCGTCGGCATGGTGCTCGTCAGCCGTCATTCCGACCGCACAGGCGAACGCCGCTGGCACGTCGGCCTGTCTGCTCTTATCGCGGCTGCAGCCTTTGTGATCAGCGGCCTGCCTGGATTGCCACCAGGCTTCGTGATGGTGGCGCTCGCCATCGCCATCACCGGTGTCATGTCCGCCGCCGCCTGCTTCTGGGCCTTGCCCACCGCCATCCTCTCCGGCACCGCCGCCGCTGCCGGCATCGCGTGGATCAATTCCGTCGGCAATCTCGCCGGCTACCTCAGCCCTGAAATGGTCGCCTGGCTGAAAACCCGCTACGACATGAGCATGGCGCTCAACGGCATCGCCGTCATGCTCGCGTTTAGCGCCGTCACCGTTCTTCTTGGCCGCGCGGGCACTCCTTCACATACCTCATGA
- a CDS encoding class I SAM-dependent methyltransferase, translated as MSLPAQSLTQDDNTALFRKAWTLYDTITERNYMFHREIYAHIADLLRQRRQSGSYTVLDLGCGNARFLAPCLHAAPPAAYIGVDLSATALEEALGHLRGLAGITLQQQDLLQAVTGSESTFDIIFTGFAVHHLDSAAKQQLFHACARRLAPGGQFIMVDVLREEGQSREQYLEGYLNFMRTQWTEVLPEHIDEACAHVAAYDFPETLAELTRMAKQATLSQTRLISRHAQHHVLRFTA; from the coding sequence ATGAGCCTTCCCGCCCAATCACTCACGCAGGACGACAATACCGCGCTGTTTCGCAAAGCGTGGACGCTCTACGACACCATCACCGAGCGGAACTACATGTTCCATCGCGAGATCTACGCGCACATCGCTGATCTGCTGCGCCAGCGCCGCCAATCAGGCAGCTACACCGTACTCGACCTTGGGTGCGGCAATGCTCGCTTCCTTGCCCCGTGCCTGCACGCCGCACCGCCTGCCGCTTACATCGGTGTCGATCTCTCCGCCACCGCTCTCGAAGAAGCACTCGGACATTTGCGCGGCCTTGCCGGCATCACGCTGCAGCAACAAGACCTGCTGCAGGCCGTCACGGGCAGCGAATCGACCTTCGACATCATCTTCACCGGCTTCGCCGTGCATCATCTCGACTCAGCGGCCAAGCAGCAGCTTTTCCACGCCTGCGCACGTCGTCTCGCCCCCGGCGGTCAGTTCATCATGGTCGATGTCCTGCGTGAAGAAGGCCAGTCGCGCGAGCAATACCTCGAAGGCTACCTGAACTTCATGCGCACGCAATGGACCGAAGTCCTGCCCGAACATATCGACGAAGCCTGCGCCCACGTCGCTGCCTACGACTTCCCCGAGACACTGGCCGAGCTCACTCGCATGGCCAAACAGGCCACGCTCTCCCAAACCCGGCTCATCAGCCGCCACGCGCAGCATCATGTCCTGCGCTTCACCGCCTGA